In Pyxicephalus adspersus chromosome 10, UCB_Pads_2.0, whole genome shotgun sequence, the DNA window ggagaggtacggaggattctgggaggtccgATGACACCACTCTTATCTCTGTTAACGGAACAATCTGAGGGATATGTGGGAGGGATATGTGGAATTCTTAGTGACAATAAAATTgcattggtaataataataattgttctttCTAAGGATTATGTTATAGTCAAGAGACCATCTGATGATCACATGACTCATGTGCCACAAAGTGGGAGAAGGACTCAGAGCCCCACGACAGAGCCTCCAACTTCCGCCATAACAGACCTAAACAATGACAAAAAGATTCTAGAAGTCACACAGAAGATCATCGAgctgctgacgggagaggtgagtgTCGGGAATTCTGGGGCATCATTATAGGAAgagtctggatggtgactgtatcattgtgtatTTCAGATTCCTATAATGTGTCAGAATGTCGCTGTATCATTCCCTAAAGAGGAAAGAAATGACATGGGTAAAAACAAGGACACCATGATGGAGAGCCAGCCGCCCCTCACATCAACAAGTAAGAGACTTTCATTTCTTGTAAAGGAGAGAAGAGTATTGAGGATCCATCTATATACACACATCCTCTGATATAAAGACCTAGAAACAATGTATTCagtaagtgtgtgtgtttcctacagatggatccagaaataccccggagagatgtccccgtcctctgtattcccgggattccccACAGGAACATCAGAAGATCCCTCAGGAGGATCAGGTAGATGGGACTGAATTACCTAATAAAAGCTATTACTATGTTTGAACCTAATTCATAATGCAGATTAAGTTGCCTACAGAATAATAAATCTCATACAGTACAAAAAACTGATCGTTAAAGCTGAAGATGAAGATGGGATGCATGTAATGGAATATGGGCCATGTAAGGAAGAAGAAATCCCTAtagagatcagcacaggtgagtaataaacactaaatccagAAAAGAGTGCCTGAGTCCCCTTGTTCTGTCACACAACAatctcttctccctcccccctcctCTGTCAGTAGACAGTATTGGGGGGACAGTATGTGCCCAGTGAGGGAGTCAAGACCCATCAGTCTCTATTACACTCCTGCTCTCCTCCtcacatcatgtcattgtgtgtCACCAGCCAAGAGACGTGACCAGTCTCCCCCCACACACCTCTCTGGGGTCTCTCATACATCTCAGTATTCACTCTCATCTTTATTCACAGGCACCAGAGAGGCTCCAAGAGATGTCAAAGTTGAGGAAGAGGATGAAGGAAATGTGAGGATTAAAGAGGAGGAAACCCCTACAGAGATCAGCACAGGTAAGAAACATTAGTACAGATTTTAGGATTCTCCTTCACCTCTCTAAGCATCCACCATAAGAAATAAACTCATTTTGTAAGGCTGACCATACAAGAGTCAATTACCTTCCAGTCTGAGCATTCTACGCACATATACTCTTACTTTTGGTTCAATAATGGAGGTGACAGACAAGTGATAGCATGGCACTCTTAGAATCCGTTTCACCTTTGTTGGCAGGTCTGTGTtttatttagttcatttttatCTAACCCTTTTCTAACTATTCTCATTTTATATCTTATTTCCACGAGATGGGCAATGTATCAAGAATGGCATAGAAGACCCCATGACCCCAAATCTCCATTCAGTCCGTCCTAGTAATGATGTGTTATCTGATCCCCCTACACCTGGTGGAATTCTTCCCGCTCATTCATCTCTCATCACCCACAATACTGATCATAGGGAGGATGAAAAGTTTCCCTGTTACCTTTGCGGAAAATGTTTTACTAGAAATGAGACTCTCACCATCCATCACAGATCCTACACGAGGGAGAAGCCGTGTTCTgtgtgtgggaaatgttttcttAGGAAATTGTGCCTAATTAACGAAGAAAGACCGGCTGCTGGAGAGAAGTTATATTCGTGctcagaatgtggaaaatgtttcactCAGAAATCAGGTCTTAATTACCACCTACGGGTTCACACAGGTGTGAAGCCATATTCCTGTTCCCATTGTGATAAGTGCTTTGTTGACAAAAATGGTCTTCTTCTACACTTGAGAACTCACACCGGCGAGAAGCCgtattcatgttcagaatgtggcaaatgtttttccgTGAGTTCAACTCTTGCCAAACACAAGAGAACGCACACGGGTGAGAAGCCgtattcatgttcagaatgtgggaaatgttttaccaCAAGTACAGGCttcattaaacacaaaaaaactcacACGGGAAAGAAACTATAATTATGTCCAGAATGTGAAATTGCTTCACTGTGCAAAGCAGTCTTCTATCACTCagcaaaacataaacagcataGTCTTATTTTTTGTCTCTCCTTTATGGAGTagcaatttttacattactgttaatatgttaaataaagctgaactcttgataaaaaataataaaaatacagcttttgtTGTTGTGCATTGAAGGACATATAATTCTGATAATATTGGCTTATGCTGCTATCTTCAGGAAGCTTAGGACACTATGACAAAATGCCTTCGGGCAGCATTCAAGATTCAACGTTGTCAATGTTGTTGACCACCTAGGGAATGGTTTAgttcagtggtcaccaactttttcggtcccacggaccactaaaattaccggtgtcctaagcaaaaaaactacccatggaaaataactgccagggggcgtatgccaatgggcgtgtacaatgacttcatctTTAGGAAAGTTTCACTCTCACTGTTTGTGTATgaaagctgcatgtcatgttctccagccttacatctctccaaGTACAAACCTCCagatctcctgaacagtatgtcataccgacctgaaattttcagggtacatggGGGATCCTTATAGCTAGCCGAGccaatttcatctccccacctttaataaCTTACAAAGTATGGGgaccataattataaaaaatagtgaaaattgaacatcagagttgctgtttaaaaaataagtgtgtctagaagtttgaaattaaacatacaaattatgaacccctgaaccccaatttctctggaacggggggatctacaaaaccaaaaatgtaggtgcaagtggaggacacctgtggctaacaccccctaacatttcatcatttggcaatcatcagaacataaaaagctctgctcataaaaaaaaactaccctctTATACATTGGTGGATGCTTCTAGCaactgaaccccaatttctttggaatGGTGAGGTTTAAGAAACTGAAATTgtgtgggggacacctgtggctaacatcctCTAAAATGCCATCAtgaggccatcgtcagaacataaaaaactctgtcCATACAAAAAAACTAccgttacacattggtggaggcttctacCACCTCAACTCTAATTTCTCATCATttagcctattggaatgtatGGGAATTTCAAAGATGGGCATAAATGGCAACTTAATATTATGGGATCTTCTTTCCACTATCCTGGATCTGTAAAATCAGTTGAATTTCTGTTTCTAGCAATATATGCCTAACCTGCTAAGTAAGATATTGTATAACTATATGGAGCCAGCAGGTGGCGTTCTAAACTAGTTCCACAGTTTTCGTTTAGTCACCACTAGAGGACAATGTTCTTCTGCATGGTAGCAGAAGGAGagcggccattttgttgtagtCCGGAAGAGGTGGAGAATTTTTCTTGTCGCAGATTTCTAGTCAGTGAGAGgaaggtaataaatatttttttttttacagtttgttatAGAAGGGAGTCCTAGTACTCTCTGTGTATAGAGGCTGTCATGTGACTTCAGTCAGGTGACATGCCCTGTATAAAGGGAGTAGGTGGGAttgttttattgaagttttagtGAGAAGGGCAATAGAAGGTTCCTCTCCTTCCTGCCTCAGCCCCATAACAGACCTGGGCTCTCATCACTAGCAGATGTGCTGTACTacagtggcccccaaccttttggagcttgtggaccactaaatctatggactccaGACTGAgcggggagccgcgtgtcactcaaacgggaagaaacttcccccagagtgacatcatagtgccagaaccagcccactctcctgCGATCCATTCTGGAGACATAGACCGTTGCTTTGGTTGGTGCGCCGCCTTAATTGAGGtcctcctgaccccactgggggggtgcaccagccagagccaaggaccaccactggtctctgGGAGCTTGGGACCCCTGTTGTAGTGGAGGCCTTCAATTGTTCATATACAGTCAGCATGCATCGCATGCAGTGCCCTTTGTGGTGGAATTGCATTTCAGAAGCGCTAATTGCTCTACTGGTTGACCTGTCTGTTCATGTCACCCTTTTGTTAGCAATGGCGGGgcggttcttcctccagaggaaaCTGCATGACTTCCAGGCCACAACTGCATGCATATGTTGTCACCtcatgggagcagttgggaatgTAGTCCTCATTCTGCACAATGCTTTGGTTTACTACATGTCTGAAAGGGGCCTAACAAATTCTATGGGAAAACTGCCAGTCCATTGGGTCAAGCAAATCAGTACAAAATGCTTCCTCTGGTCACACCTGCCTTCTTTTCTCATCTCCGTGTGATCTAAAACCAGATTTTAGGACTTACCCATTTCTAAGGACAAGAATCCTATTCATCTCCATATAATACTGACCACATATACAGGTCATACATCACATATTGGGTCCCACAGAGAATTCATTTGTAATACCATGCATACCTTCTCCCAATGTGAGGATTTTACTTTTTccatatggggacaaatgggggtGGCTTAAAGtaaaagcggacctaaactaaaatttgttaccttacataaaagggtaaacaacctttttttgggggggggcagcATTAAAAgcagaataggagcacagagcctcctgggtagtgtgagatcgggtgacatgggaCCGATCAGAAAACTTCCAGAGGGAGTTCATTTTTCTTCTTAGTACCACTTTAAGTGTATCCAAGgaatgactggttctctttatctCTATATagcttttgttttataatatttaaaggaGCTTATCAATTTCCTGTGTCCCCCTCTGTGGTTCTTCTAGCAGACCATGACATTAGGGTAGGGAACCCTTGCCCATTGCCCATGACACAGGTGATTGATACACTGGAATTGTCAGTATCTACAGACTTCTGCTGGTGATTTCTGTTGATGAACGCAGTGTTCGAGGGGGCCCACAGTGTTCGAGGGGGCAGCACGAAAgccattttctttcatttgaacAGGATCTGTTTccataaagaattattaaaatCCTAATTGCTCACAGgatatatgtgtatttaatttttttattttttttaggttttttcgTCCTGGACAGCCAAAGTAAAGACAAAACCGATCACCTGACTGAAGATGGAGAAGAAGCAGACAAATAGGATGTTAAACttcaccctggagatcatctacctattgactggagaggtgaggaagattctgggaggtcacatgacatcattcTTAGCTCTACTGATCTAACACAGAACTGATTCAAGCGGGTTATTGTAAAGTTTCAGTGGTATTAAAATTGGATTAATTATTATggatcagtgctcaacccagaagttattttaagccgggtgggaagaaattgtaggtgggtggcagcccctgtattgtgaccaaactctttagtaaccacccaaaaacagccgggtgggtgctgaaaagtgccgggtggtgcgccctgctaaaagtgcctggggagaaccctgtggGTGTAATATATTTTCTCCATTCTGTTTATTTTCACCCTAAAACTCAGGACTGCATTATAGTGAAGAAGCCATCTGCTGATCACATGCCTGGTGTGTCAGAGGCTTGGAGTGGGATGCAGAGCTCCGTGACAGAGCCTCCCACTCCCTCCCGAATAAACAATGCCAAGAAGATTCTGGAAATCATCCAGAAGATCATTGAGCTGCTAACGGGAGAGGTGAGTGGtgccgggaattctgggagattattataagaatgtgtctggatggtgactgtatcatcgtgtgtgtcaggttcctataaagtgtcaggatgtcactgccTCCTTTTTCAAAGAAGAAGGGCACATGGATCTGTACGAGAACTCCATGATGGAGAATGGGCCACCCCTCACTTCACAGGGTAAGAGGAGGCTTTAATTTCTTGTAATGGAGAGAAGAGTTCTGAGGATCCACCTAGATACACACATCCTCTGATATAAAGACATAGAAACAATGTATTCAGACAGTGtatgtgtgtttcctacagatggatccagaaataccccagagacatgtccccgtcctctgtattcccaagGTTCCACACAGGAACATCAGGAGGATCAGGTATATATGACTGGGATAAGtttaaagaaagcaaataatTGACCTAAGCTTATACATTGTCAAGAgtataataaatcttttatagGGTAAAGGCCAGACTGTTAAAACAGAACGTGAAGAAGCGACATATATGAGGAGTAATGGGTTGTGTAAGGAGGAAAATCCTGCCCCAGAGATCAGCACCGGTGAATAATAAATACTTAATCTAGCaaccttttttgttctttacaataATCTTTTCCCCCACATCCACACTGTCCAAGGTAATCTCATACATCTCAGTACAGAGGACTTCACTCTTATTTCTACTCACAGAACTTGGAGACATCCAGAGAGACATCAAAGttgagaaggaggaagaaggacaTGCAAGGATTAAAGAAGAGGAAATCGCTCTAGAGATCAGCACAGGTTAGTAATAATCACTAAATACAGAAGAGCCCTAAATACTCGTTGTTCAGTCATTACACACTCACTCAAACGCTGGGGTCTCTCATACATCTCAGTACAGGGGGCTTCACTCTCATAATTTGCAGAACCCAATGGGGTAATCTGAATCAATCAGCTTCAGACTTTGGGGTCTCTCATACATCTTAGCACAGGGAACTTTACTCTCATTATTTTTCCTAGACCCTGGAGACACTCAGATAGACATCAAGActgagaaggaggaagaaggacaTGTGAGCATTAAAGACGAGGAGATTCCGTTTGAGATTGGCACAGGTAATAAAACGCTAAATACCGAAATGTAAATATGCCCTTGCTTAAGTCACCCTAAGATAAATctggaataaaacattaaatgtctGTTTGCAAAGCATCTGAATTTCGATTCTTTAAAGAAGTTTCAAGAAAATATGTGagttaaataaaatttttcaAGTAGTTTGTTCCCAAAATAAGACACTGATGTCACCTCACAGGGcgttatggcttttttttaaaagaaagcagaGTGTATAGACTGTATAGGTTTTCTTTGTTAAATCAGCCTACATTAGCTTTCTAAAATGTGAAGCCAAGGGATCAgctataaaagttttaaaatgtatagaacATATATGTAAGGTGCCTGAATGTTATTTAAGGTTGCTGTTAACTTGtcatattttcaaatgttttttaataaaccccAATATCCACTCATCTCTTATTTCTTCCAGATGGACAATACATTAACAATGACATGGCAAACCACCCCGTCCAGTCAAACACATCCAGTTCTCATGGAAAAGACCCCATGACCCCAAATCTCCATCCAGATCCTCCTAGTAATGATGTGTCATCTGATCCCCCTACGCCTGGAGGGAGTTTACCTGATCACCCATCCCCCATCACCCATCATACTGATCATAGAGAGGATGAAAAGTTACCATGTTACCTTTGTGGGAAAAATTTTATTAGGAATGAAACTCTCACTGTTCATCACAGAACTTACACGGGAGAGAAGCCATGTTCTGTATGTTGGAAGTGCTTTCTTAGCAAATTGTGCTTTATTAATGAAGAAAGAATTTATATTGGAGAGAGGCCGTAtacatgttcagaatgtgggaaatgtttcagcCAGAAGTCAAGTCTTACTTTCCACCAAAAGATTCACACTGGTGTAAAGCCATATCACTGTTTCCAGTGTGGTAAATGCTTTAACAGAAAGTCCCATCTTCTTGAACATCAGCAAACTCACACCGGTGAGAAGCCATATTCGTgtcctgagtgtggaaaatgCTTTAAGGCACGATCATCTATTATTTACCACAGGAAAACTCACACTGGGGTGAGACCATTTTCATGTTCGGAATGTGGTAAAAGTTTTATTGAGAGTTTAGCTCTTGTCAAACACCAGAGAACTCACACCGGGGTGAAACCATATTCATGCTTGgaatgtggaaaaagttttaGTGGATACTCAGGTCTCATCTATCACAAGAAATCTCACACTGGGGAGAAACCACATTCATGTTTGGAATGTGGAAAATGCTTTACAGAGAAATCGGCTCTTGTTAATCATAAAAGAACTCACACAGGGGGGGCGCagtattcatgttcagaatgtgggagaTGCTTTACTGAGAAATCAGATCTTCTTAACCACAAGAGAACTCACACTGGAGAGAATCtctattcatgttcagaatgtgggaaatgcttTAATGAAATTTCAGCTGTCGTTGAACATGAAAGAGCTCATGCAAAGGAAAAGCTGTTTTCTTGCTCAAAATGTGGAAAACGTTTCACTACAAGTTCCGCTCTTGTTGATCACAAGAGAACTCACACTGGGGAGAACCCGTATTCATGCACGGAGTGCGGGAAAAGCTTTACTCTGCAATCAGCTTTTGTTGATCACAGAAAAACTCACATGGGACAGAAACCGTATTCATGTTCACAATGCGGGAAAAgtttttctgagaaaaaaaatcttcttttacaTCAGAGAACTCACACAGGGCAGAAGCCATATTATTTATGAGAAAAACGGCTTATTCTGTAGCTCGCACATCAGTTGTCAAATGTAACCATGATCCTTCTATGGGGAAAGGTTACTGGAGTAAAATCCCAAACACACATTAGGCAACTTTCATCTGGAGCAAACTGTTTTCAAAGATTTTGACTATTCTGCCTGTTTGTGGACCAGAGATGGTTGTGATGGATGAGCATAACTTTTGTACAGGACTGAAAATGGCATCATGTACTTTTGATTTTGGCTTGTTAACATAAAATACAGCAtagtttaatttttgtgtttcctttgtttttattccatTATAGCTCTTCCTTCAAATTTATGCTATCATTAGGTACAGAAAGAGGTAGGTAAAGGGTAGGCCTTACTTTTCAATCTGATAAAATAAGTAGATCTCAGGAACTCAACACCTGCTCATTTGCAATTCCAGTTATAAGACCAATTTTTGCATCTCAGACGTTGTATTGCGTGTTCAAATGATTGAGCACATCCAATCAGGAACTCCTATTGGTCCTATACCCCATCTCCACCCCATGATCAAAAAGGTAGGTTATCATTCTGCTGTCCTTTTTACTCGCCAGTTATCAATAAAATTGAAAAGATATTCCACAATGTATCTATACTTCACATTAAAACAATAGGAAGGAAAACCTAAGCTGCCATTATCAGCCACGAGAGAGGAAATGTTATGGCAATTatgatcaacaattttttttgtaatgaaggTGCTCATTGCGTCAGTCTATTACTATAGAATACATTTAGCAGAAGAAAAGGTTGGCTAAAAAGGGGAGTAGTTCTATAAAGAATTCTAGAAATATTGATATTCAAGAATAATTTGGCTAAAATTGCAgaagagagaaatacagaagcgTGGCCAAGAGACACATTAAGCTTATGTTGTTGAAGAAGAAGACACTAGGATATTCATAcctatcagaattaaagatcacAAAAACTTTGGCTTGGCACATCCACAAAAATGATGTTGCCTATGTGGAATTTGCAAATCGAATAGAGACAGATAGGTAGTATTGAGACTTGGGATGTATAAAGGCATTCAAACAAGCATGATATACATATTTCTtcattgtaaaaacattattcaaaacaacattaaaaaactttcataaaattattaaattgatCTTTACTGTTCCATTATTGGTCTAGTATGTATTGATATATagttctcaacgcgtttcacggtcaGAGTTCGCTTCATCAGGTACAAATATCCtacaatcacaaaataatttcAAGTTTCACATATTTTTAACTCATACCCTTTTTTTGGATGTATACATTCACCACTCAATTTTTCACACAGGTGTTTCTTTTGTGACTCTCTAATGTGAACATCCAGACCAACAGGGCGATCCTTTCTTAGATTGTCAAAATATTCAGACCAATACCAAAACACAGACGgaggaagacttttttttatatataaaaaatatatattgacataATTGAAATGATTATTCTCCATGTTCtctatatttcattattatatcagTCACCATTCCCCATGTGTTTCAAATTACTTAATAGTTACAGCCTTTTTTTAGTGTTTCTAAATAACTCTCTCTTAGTGACCATATTTAGTGAGCTTCCTcgtttttctatatatatattttgttgaacTCCTAATACAAAAAGTGTCCGTTGTCACTATTCCCTATCCCTGTTCAATAGTGTCTCCCCCATTGTGTTACTTTATTCcccctattttttttagtttttatctaAAGTGCCATACGAAATTGTTatgctatttattatatataatgtttccTATTTTCAACCCCAATAATccatgtattgaatccaatacaaaattatttgaatttcccacacatcTGCCCGCCTGCACGACGCATGTATTGACGTCACCGCTAAACCCCGGAGAACGTTTCTGCATTGCGCGGGGCTGAGGATCAAAGAAGACTgacgtgtccctaggacctgcgggaaccagcaggacgctgggggacagcgacggaacaggGTAAGTTTTTTCAGGGTAAAGCGACCCAGAATGTGACTCCGGATTACCgatatttgcaggtaaaatccaccctgggtcacactcgggaataccgctagggggggttaataaatgggtttctgaatacagctcagaggtcaatcagaggccactctactagcattatctgagttttatgacacctggagacacaaaactccaactttaacaatgtgtgttgtaaactaAAGGGTCTGGAAGGGTGCTGATGAAATGGATGATGGAAGGATGTCAgagaaagaaatatctgatatGGGGAAATGTATATTTCCCCATAGCAGGGGTGTATACCTGCGGTCTGTTATCTTCTAAGCAAAGACCCTAAAGAGAGACTCTAGCCTCCACTTCTTGACATTTATGAGGAGCCATTAtggttatccccaatatcacaggGTCAGTACATAATACCTAGTAAGCAACACCAACTTTCATAGCACAGCAATACCCCCTATGTAAAATTAGGGCAAAACCCACCCAAATAAACACCCCATTAATACAAACTCAGTCTCCTCGGTCTTTGTCCTCTGCTCCAGGGGGGTATATCTCTTAGCATGGACCTGCACCTGATACAGAGCATTTGTTCCTGAAAAGGACCCAGCACAGAAAGTATTCCATTACTCACCTCATACACTAGGCTGTGTTGTGGGTCACATCATCTATCAGAGCCTGGTAGGGAAAGTGTGAAATGTTAGACTTCTCGCTACGGTTTGTTTAAAAGTTACAATAGGGAGATGAAAGCCGCAGCATATCAGGTGGGGATTTGCTGCCAATGCATGCAGGCCATGTACGTCAGCTTGGCGAGCCAGATCATAGATAACCTACAATGATAAGAAACAAAAAGTAATGATTTGCATAGTTCACCTATTAACccatttaaaatcatatatttaaatattgcacctaaatattttatacttttttattcagCTTGAGTTTGTCCTgaaaatataccgtatttttcggactataagacgctccggcctataagacgcacccaattttaaaggagaaaaacctagaaaaaaaagattctgaacaaaatactaaaaaatcactctgtgtcaatgtatccccttctaatcactctgacacagagtgatcagaaggggatacattgacacagagtgattagaaggggatacattgacacaatgtatccccttctgatcaccctgtgccaaaaaatcatactcacccgatcccgcgatgctgtgggcttcttcttctcctcgctcccctcctggctgcagcgcgtgtcccctcctcctctgagcgaggagaagccgacacgcataccccagcgatcccataagcaggctgatccagcctgcttaccggatcgcgagggcacgtgtgccggcttctcctctctcagaggaggaggag includes these proteins:
- the LOC140339070 gene encoding oocyte zinc finger protein XlCOF8.4-like, which translates into the protein MEKERSHMTERILNLTLEIIYLLTGEDYVIVKRPSDDHMTHVPQSGRRTQSPTTEPPTSAITDLNNDKKILEVTQKIIELLTGEIPIMCQNVAVSFPKEERNDMGKNKDTMMESQPPLTSTNGSRNTPERCPRPLYSRDSPQEHQKIPQEDQYKKLIVKAEDEDGMHVMEYGPCKEEEIPIEISTGTREAPRDVKVEEEDEGNVRIKEEETPTEISTDGQCIKNGIEDPMTPNLHSVRPSNDVLSDPPTPGGILPAHSSLITHNTDHREDEKFPCYLCGKCFTRNETLTIHHRSYTREKPCSVCGKCFLRKLCLINEERPAAGEKLYSCSECGKCFTQKSGLNYHLRVHTGVKPYSCSHCDKCFVDKNGLLLHLRTHTGEKPYSCSECGKCFSVSSTLAKHKRTHTGEKPYSCSECGKCFTTSTGFIKHKKTHTGKKL
- the LOC140339139 gene encoding LOW QUALITY PROTEIN: uncharacterized protein (The sequence of the model RefSeq protein was modified relative to this genomic sequence to represent the inferred CDS: deleted 2 bases in 1 codon) encodes the protein MEKKQTNRMLNFTLEIIYLLTGEDCIIVKKPSADHMPGVSEAWSGMQSSVTEPPTPSRINNAKKILEIIQKIIELLTGEVPIKCQDVTASFFKEEGHMDLYENSMMENGPPLTSQDGSRNTPETCPRPLYSQGSTQEHQEDQGKGQTVKTEREEATYMRSNGLCKEENPAPEISTELGDIQRDIKVEKEEEGHARIKEEEIALEISTDPGDTQIDIKTEKEEEGHVSIKDEEIPFEIGTDGQYINNDMANHPVQSNTSSSHGKDPMTPNLHPDPPSNDVSSDPPTPGGSLPDHPSPITHHTDHREDEKLPCYLCGKNFIRNETLTVHHRTYTGEKPCSVCWKCFLSKLCFINEERIYIGERPYTCSECGKCFSQKSSLTFHQKIHTGVKPYHCFQCGKCFNRKSHLLEHQQTHTGEKPYSCPECGKCFKARSSIIYHRKTHTGVRPFSCSECGKSFIESLALVKHQRTHTGVKPYSCLECGKSFSGYSGLIYHKKSHTGEKPHSCLECGKCFTEKSALVNHKRTHTGGAQYSCSECGRCFTEKSDLLNHKRTHTGENLYSCSECGKCFNEISAVVEHERAHAKEKLFSCSKCGKRFTTSSALVDHKRTHTGENPYSCTECGKSFTLQSAFVDHRKTHMGQKPYSCSQCGKSFSEKKNLLLHQRTHTGQKPYSCSVCGKCFLRKLCLINEERTETGEKPYSCSECGKCFSQKSSLNYHLRVHTGVKPYSCSHCEKCFNTNARLLQHQRTHTGEKPYSCTECGKFFTSSSALIHHKRSHTGVRPYSCSECGKSFTESSALVKHQRTHTGVKPYSCSECGKCFTAHSGLVNHKRTHTGEKPYSCSECGKCFTAQSALFYHMRTHTGEKPYSCSECGKCFTESSALVNHQRTHTGEKPYSCSECGKCFTTTSALVDHKRIHTGEKPYSCSECKKCFTTRSSFVYHKKTHTGDRPYACSECSKTFTESSALVKHQRNHTGEKPYSCSECGKCFTTSSTLVDHKRVHTGEKPYSCSECGKCFTMRSAFVSHKKTHMGQKPYSCTQCEKSFSERKNLLLHQNSHWTEAILFIMKMRTQLILKHIQFTQQLSCVIMNLLWGKGYYSKGPKVIKSLSSCKLTIFVFTFCSIPQVSRQR